From a single Vitis vinifera cultivar Pinot Noir 40024 chromosome 18, ASM3070453v1 genomic region:
- the LOC104882683 gene encoding egg cell-secreted protein 1.3, with protein sequence MGWDSLNIINFKSIFVDSFSFFSLLNPHARNGCCSHDFSLYIQTTAYMLPHSIDMALMLKLFLFTLLSAWSLGSMASARYLDKSFSLAARLHADDDSSSKCWESLLELQACTGEVVLFFLNGETHLGAGCCQAIQTIEHQCWPAMLTSIGFTAEEGDILQGYCDATTSSSAPPPPPPPPSMEPNDVVTLGGFFLDP encoded by the coding sequence ATCAACTTCAAATCAATATTTGTtgattcattttcctttttcagcCTCTTGAATCCCCATGCACGTAACGGATGTTGCTCTCACGATTTCTCACTATATATACAAACCACAGCATACATGCTTCCGCACTCGATCGACATGGCTCTGATGCTGAAGCTCTTTCTTTTCACTCTTCTCTCTGCATGGAGCCTGGGATCCATGGCTTCCGCACGGTACCTGGACAAGAGCTTCAGCCTTGCTGCTCGATTACATGCGGACGACGACTCATCATCCAAGTGCTGGGAGTCTTTGCTTGAGCTTCAGGCATGCACTGGAGAGGTTGTCCTGTtcttcctcaatggtgagactcacCTTGGGGCCGGCTGTTGCCAAGCCATTCAGACCATTGAGCACCAATGCTGGCCTGCCATGCTTACTTCCATTGGTTTCACTGCCGAGGAGGGCGACATCCTCCAAGGTTACTGTGATGCAACCACATCCTCTTCGGCtcccccaccaccaccaccaccaccatccaTGGAGCCTAATGACGTGGTTACCTTGGGTGGCTTTTTCCTCGATCCTTAG